From Cyprinus carpio isolate SPL01 chromosome A7, ASM1834038v1, whole genome shotgun sequence, a single genomic window includes:
- the LOC109103082 gene encoding reticulocalbin-1-like, whose protein sequence is MDVSTYLWFLSLCTCLAHGKPTLRKERVHHEPELSRQPHEDNQSYQYDHEAFLGKEEATTFDQLTPEESKARLGKIVDRIDSDVDGYITTDELKAWIKRVQKRYVYENVAKVWSDYDLNKDNKISWDEYKQATYGYYLANPEEFEDATDQFSFKKMLPRDERRFKAADLNGDLAADREEFTAFLHPEEFEHMQEIVVLETLEDIDKNGDGHVDEDEYIADMFAHEDGGPEPDWVRTERDQFSDFRDLNKDGKMDLEEIRHWILPQDYDHAQAEARHLVYESDTDKDQMLTKEEILENWNMFVGSQATNYGEDLTRNHDEL, encoded by the exons ATGGATGTCTCGACGTATTTATGGTTTTTGTCGCTTTGCACGTGTCTGGCGCACGGGAAACCCACTCTCAGGAAAGAAAGAGTTCATCACGAGCCTGAACTGAGCAGACAACCCCACGAAGATAACCAGAGCTATCAGTACGACCACGAGGCCTTTCTGGGCAAAGAGGAGGCCACCACATTTGATCAGCTCACCCCGGAGGAAAGCAAAGCTAGATTAGG GAAGATAGTTGATCGTATTGACAGCGACGTTGATGGCTATATCACCACTGATGAACTCAAGGCCTGGATCAAGAGAGTACAGAAGCGTTACGTCTATGAGAACGTCGCAAAGGTCTGGTCTGACTACGACCTGAACAAAGACAACAAGATCTCGTGGGATGAATACAAGCAAGCAACGTACGGTTACTACCTCG CCAATCCAGAAGAGTTTGAAGATGCAACAGATCAGTTCAGCTTCAAGAAGATGCTTCCGCGAGATGAACGTAGGTTTAAGGCTGCAGATCTCAACGGCGATTTAGCTGCAGATCGAGAGGAGTTCACTGCTTTCCTCCATCCAGAAGAGTTTGAGCACATGCAGGAAATTGTAGTTCTT GAAACTCTGGAGGACATTGACAAGAATGGAGATGGTCATGTAGATGAGGATGAATACATTG CGGACATGTTTGCGCATGAAGATGGCGGCCCAGAGCCAGACTGGGTTAGAACCGAGAGAGACCAGTTTTCAGATTTCAGAGATCTGAATAAAGACGGGAAGATGGACTTAGAAGAGATTCGTCACTGGATCCTGCCGCAGGACTATGACCACGCGCAGGCAGAGGCTCGGCATCTGGTGTACGAGTCGGACACAGACAAG GACCAGATGCTGACCAAAGAAGAGATTCTTGAGAACTGGAACATGTTTGTAGGCAGCCAGGCCACCAACTATGGCGAAGACCTTACTAGGAACCATGATGAGCTATGA
- the LOC109103491 gene encoding multiple C2 and transmembrane domain-containing protein 2-like, with the protein MEDKKSVMDSLRQKAKLFRYSRVGSDKNPNKLEVREERLLDQRMSTSVMDVLQRSGMSSLKSPTHQQPADLRTSSACNSSPDSPLSVTLRKRGGGTGLSDSLDSTVWLSQESVTDAPCQHNISKSTDEMDQVLHLRDTQLPSSESLTEIVDMMTESAGVNEHQRGAQRTYLLTVCLKEGRGLVIRDRCGTSDPYVKFKLDRKTLYKSKVVHKNLNPVWNESFSFPIRSLDQRLFIRVYDRDLTMDDFMGSCGVELNKLELEKNCEMVLSLDDPNSLEDHMGVIVMDICLSVRKSKNKKHGSTTEPNKCLTESMKKSQLWTRVYTITLVEGRDLPLDGQGDLFVRFKLGDQKYKSKSHVKKVNTQWRERFDFIQFPDASSLLEIEVVGKEGRRYEECYGQCEIDLSGLPLNKSTLFTHELDPGQGRVVFVITPTPCTGVSITDLIAPPLEEPHERQNMLVKYSFRNSLKDLRDIGFLQVKVIKAMNLMAADLNGKSDPFCVLELRNNRLQTHTVYKTLNPEWNKVFTFPVKDIHEVLEVTVFDEDGDKAPDFLGKVALPLLSIRNGQQVACPLRKENLGGLSKGTIVLELEVIYNSVKASIKTFTPREQKFMEDNAKFSKKVLSRNVIRLRNLYHAVYHVDQFIKSSFQWRSVQRSIMAFLVFLVTVWYWDFYMLPMLMVLFMIWNYIQITFKRYTRDPDTVELYEEEEEDEKESERKGLMEKIHMVQEIVIMVQNILEEIACFGERIKNTFNWSVPFLSNLAFLVLIMVTVIAYFIPVRYIILLWGIRKFTKRLRSPYGIESNEVMAFLSRVPSDVQLAQYTELSTCSAHSLYRRRRASP; encoded by the exons ATGGAGGACAAAAAGTCTGTAATGGACAGTTTGCGCCAAAAAGCCAAACTCTTTCGATACTCGCGGGTTGGCAGCGACAAAAACCCCAACAAGCTAGAGGTGAGGGAAGAGCGTTTGTTGGACCAGCGGATGAGCACATCGGTCATGGACGTCCTGCAGAGGAGTGGGATGTCCTCCCTAAAAAGCCCCACCCACCAACAGCCAGCTGACCTCCGGACATCCTCTGCCTGCAACAGTAGCCCAGACTCCCCCCTCAGTGTTACTCTGCGAAAGAGAGGGGGCGGTACCGGCCTCTCCGATTCACTAGACTCGACCGTCTGGCTGTCCCAGGAGTCAGTCACTGATGCCCCATGTCAACACAACATCTCCAAGTCCACAGATGAGATGGATCAGGTGCTGCATTTGAGGGACACACAGCTTCCTTCTTCAGAGAGCTTGACTGAG attgtGGACATGATGACAGAATCAGCTGGAGTGAATGAGCATCAGAGGGGAGCTCAGAGAACGTATCTGCTCACTGTATGCCTGAAGGAGGGCCGTGGACTGGTCATTAGAGACCGCTGTG GCACAAGTGATCCGTATGTGAAATTCAAGCTGGACAGGAAGACCTTGTACAAAAGCAAAGTGGTGCATAAGAATCTCAACCCTGTCTGGAATGAGTCCTTCTCCTTCCCGATCCGCAGCCTGGACCAGAGACTTTTCATCAGG GTTTACGATCGAGATCTGACAATGGATGACTTCATGGGGTCCTGCGGTGTTGAGCTGAATAAACTGGAACTTGAAAA GAACTGCGAGATGGTGCTTTCATTAGATGACCCCAACAGCCTGGAGGACCATATGGGTGTCATAGTCATGGATATTTGTTTATCTGTGaggaaaagcaaaaacaaaaaacac GGAAGTACAACAGAGCCTAACAAATGTCTCACGGAGTCTATGAAGAAGAGTCAACTCTGGACCAGGGTATATACCATCACTCTGGTGGAGGGGCGGGACTTACCACTGGATGGACAGGGGGACCTGTTTGTTCGCTTTAAACTGGGAGATCAGAAATATAAAAGCAAG AGTCATGTGAAGAAGGTCAACACACAGTGGAGAGAAAGATTTGACTTCATCCAGTTCCCTGATGCATCCAGCCTTCTAGAGATTGAAGTGGTGGGAAAAGAGGGCCGGAGATATGAGGAGTGTTACGGACA GTGTGAAATCGACTTGTCTGGGTTGCCATTGAATAAATCCACATTGTTTACACATGAGCTGGATCCGGGCCAAGGCAGGGTGGTGTTCGTCATCACTCCCACTCCCTGTACTGGAGTGTCCATCACGGATCTCATCGCCCCTCCGCTGGAAGAGCCTCATGAGAGACAAAATATGCTGGTTAAATAT agTTTCAGGAACTCCCTGAAGGACTTGAGAGATATTGGTTTTCTTCAGGTTAAAGTGATCAAGGCCATGAACCTCATGGCTGCTGATCTAAAtg GAAAGAGTGACCCATTTTGTGTCCTGGAATTGAGAAACAACCGGCTGCAGACCCACACCGTATACAAAACCCTCAACCCTGAGTGGAATAAAGTCTTTACTTT CCCAGTAAAAGACATTCATGAGGTTCTGGAAGTGACCGTGTTTGATGAGGATGGAGACAAAGCCCCAGATTTCTTGGGGAAGGTGGCCCTTCCTTTACTCTCA ATACGTAATGGTCAGCAGGTTGCTTGTCCTCTAAGGAAAGAGAATTTGGGAGGACTGTCTAAAGGAACCATAGTCCTGGAGCTGGAAGTCATTTACAATTCT GTCAAAGCAAGCATCAAGACCTTCACGCCTAGAGAACAGAAGTTTATGGAGGACAATGCCAAGTTTTCTAAGAAG GTTCTTTCCAGAAATGTTATTCGCTTGAGGAATCTTTATCATGCCGTGTATCACGTCGACCAGTTCATCAAGAGCAGTTTTCAGTGGAGAAGTGTCCAGAGGAGCATCATGGCGTTTCTG GTCTTTCTTGTTACAGTGTGGTACTGGGATTTCTACATGCTGCCCATGCTCATGGTCCTTTTCATGATATGGAACTACATCCAGATCACCTTTAAGAGATACACCAGAGATCca GACACCGTGGAGTTAtatgaagaggaagaggaagatgaaaag GAATCTGAAAGAAAAGGTCTGATGGAGAAAATTCACATGGTTCAAGAGATTGTCATTATGGTCCAGAACATTCTGGAGGAGATTGCATGCTTTGgtgaaagaataaaaaa TACGTTCAACTGGTCAGTGCCGTTCTTGTCTAATCTGGCCTTCCTGGTTCTCATCATGGTTACAGTGATCGCTTACTTTATTCCAGTACGCTACATTATTTTACTTTGGG GTATACGTAAATTCACAAAGAGACTGCGCAGTCCATATGGCATTGAAAGCAATGAGGTGATGGCTTTCCTTTCCAGAGTGCCTTCAGATGTCCAACTG GCACAGTACACTGAACTGAGCACCTGTAGTGCTCACAGTCTTTACAGGAGAAGAAGAGCATCTCCATAG